A single genomic interval of uncultured Desulfobacter sp. harbors:
- a CDS encoding 4Fe-4S binding protein, which yields MHRIDPDECQSCGACASACPVEAISMPAGKNYFEISDECIDCGECEAECGFNAILIE from the coding sequence ATGCATAGAATAGATCCCGATGAATGTCAGTCCTGTGGCGCATGCGCAAGCGCCTGTCCTGTTGAGGCAATCAGCATGCCGGCCGGGAAAAATTATTTCGAGATAAGTGACGAATGTATTGATTGCGGCGAATGTGAAGCCGAATGCGGTTTCAACGCGATTCTTATTGAATAG
- a CDS encoding CHAT domain-containing protein — protein MMMNRPDSHLRHGLRRFGRLGVRMIATMVAALLFMAGCCWLPPASVEDAIELYGRRGHSAYNEGRYLDAAAAWQKGLDAARQGRRSADAARFLVDLSLASEGVGRYAAALDQASAALELLGEGGDPATRCRALMQKGLAYRRTARYAAARPYFDRALAIARRLEDSHLESESLRNIAALLQDQGQLEAALKYYEDALALARAHGDETSEARSLNNLGTLFDDQAEYPKALARHQASLVLRRKIGDRAGEGKVLGNICITYAKLNQLTPAMAHCKAALKVAGNIGDRQREANHLNNIGTIYRKLNQPRKALRYYQRALKIKQDLSDSAGEAGTLNNIGEIYWHLGKLDAAEEHLERSLKIKAAIGDDAGQSASHQNLALLYSRRGAYTKAKSHYMKAIFFNNRAGRPELTWRAYDGLSYVYQSLSKPDLAILYGKQALRSIQETRSRLDSLEKSLRQSYLSDKVQVYRHVADLLIQEGRLSEAQQVVSLLKEEEYWHYLDTRSAGEASVDDVVTTITEQHWTEEIAAFDGELGRLGYEIELLETQQRRDGLSEVGRQRLFQLYDTADEVQQAFEAYLLELESDYDNKVEFGKKDLDSLASLQGDLGELDARTVVVTFLVLEDNISILITAPAVQIPYRVPIDEAELNQRVFDFKQRLVRADLDPRPQARALYDLLIAPIEEDLIALDAETLMISLDGTLRYLPFAALFDGEHYLTENYNLALFTPAAKTLPGETEPRDLRIAGLGMSHAAEGFSRLPAVEEELDLIVREDDNDDPRGVLPGRILLNRNFTAESLSEILGQGYPIIHLASHFSFRPGIVKDSFVLLGDGNRLTLADLESRRYPFKFIELLTLSACDTAVGGEDAQGREIESFATLAQKRGAGAILATLWPVADASTGVFMSLFYQMRNELRLSKAEALREVQSIFISGTHDAEGMGPEHRGIREADGDGGGFTPPPGAPFAHPFYWAPFILMGNFL, from the coding sequence ATGATGATGAACCGTCCGGATTCACACCTTCGTCACGGTCTTCGGCGTTTTGGACGCCTTGGTGTGCGCATGATTGCGACGATGGTGGCCGCCCTGCTCTTCATGGCCGGCTGCTGCTGGTTGCCGCCGGCCTCAGTGGAGGACGCCATCGAACTCTACGGTCGCCGTGGGCATAGCGCCTACAATGAGGGGCGGTACCTTGACGCTGCGGCGGCCTGGCAGAAGGGTCTGGATGCGGCCCGGCAGGGGCGGCGTTCCGCCGATGCCGCCAGGTTTTTGGTTGACCTCTCCCTGGCCAGTGAGGGTGTGGGGCGCTACGCCGCGGCCCTGGACCAAGCATCGGCGGCGCTCGAACTCCTGGGGGAGGGCGGCGACCCGGCGACGCGCTGCAGGGCCCTGATGCAGAAAGGCCTGGCCTACCGCCGAACGGCCCGCTATGCCGCAGCGAGGCCCTATTTCGACCGCGCCCTTGCGATTGCTCGCCGCCTGGAAGATTCGCACCTCGAAAGCGAGAGCCTTAGAAATATTGCCGCGCTCCTCCAGGACCAGGGGCAGCTTGAAGCGGCATTGAAATATTATGAGGATGCCCTCGCCCTCGCCCGCGCCCATGGGGATGAGACGAGTGAGGCACGGAGCCTCAACAATCTGGGGACCCTGTTCGATGACCAAGCGGAGTACCCCAAAGCCCTGGCCCGCCACCAGGCATCCCTCGTTCTGAGGCGGAAGATAGGGGACCGGGCAGGAGAGGGCAAGGTCCTGGGGAATATCTGCATCACCTACGCGAAACTTAACCAGCTCACCCCGGCGATGGCGCATTGTAAGGCAGCCCTCAAGGTTGCCGGGAATATTGGGGACCGGCAGCGGGAGGCCAACCATCTCAACAACATCGGAACCATCTACCGCAAACTGAATCAGCCCCGCAAGGCCCTCCGGTATTATCAGCGCGCCCTCAAGATTAAACAGGATCTCTCCGATTCCGCCGGGGAGGCCGGGACCCTCAATAACATCGGCGAGATCTATTGGCATCTGGGAAAACTTGATGCGGCTGAGGAGCATCTCGAGCGATCGCTTAAAATCAAGGCCGCCATCGGCGATGACGCCGGACAGAGCGCCTCCCATCAGAACCTGGCGCTGCTCTACAGCCGGCGGGGGGCGTATACCAAGGCAAAATCCCATTATATGAAGGCGATTTTTTTCAACAACCGCGCCGGCCGGCCCGAGCTGACGTGGCGGGCCTACGACGGGTTGAGCTACGTCTACCAATCATTGTCTAAGCCTGATCTGGCGATCCTCTACGGCAAGCAAGCCCTGCGGTCGATCCAGGAGACCCGTTCCCGTCTGGACTCCCTTGAGAAGTCGCTGCGCCAGTCCTACCTCTCCGACAAGGTGCAGGTCTACCGGCATGTCGCCGACCTTCTTATCCAAGAGGGGCGGCTGTCCGAGGCCCAGCAGGTCGTGTCCCTGCTCAAGGAAGAGGAGTACTGGCATTATCTCGACACCCGCAGCGCGGGGGAGGCATCGGTAGACGACGTCGTGACGACGATTACCGAGCAACACTGGACCGAAGAGATTGCCGCTTTTGACGGTGAGTTGGGTAGGCTCGGCTACGAGATCGAGCTGCTTGAGACCCAGCAGCGCAGGGATGGACTCAGCGAAGTCGGACGCCAACGCCTGTTCCAATTGTATGACACGGCCGATGAAGTTCAACAGGCCTTTGAAGCCTATCTGTTGGAGCTCGAATCGGACTACGACAATAAAGTCGAATTCGGCAAAAAAGACCTTGATAGTTTAGCGTCCCTGCAGGGAGACCTGGGAGAATTGGACGCGCGCACGGTCGTCGTGACCTTTCTGGTACTGGAAGACAATATCAGTATCCTCATTACAGCGCCGGCAGTACAGATTCCTTATCGGGTCCCGATCGACGAGGCCGAGCTCAACCAACGGGTCTTCGATTTCAAGCAGCGGCTGGTTCGGGCCGACCTTGATCCCCGGCCCCAGGCCCGGGCGCTATATGATTTGTTGATTGCGCCCATTGAGGAAGATCTGATTGCGCTCGATGCTGAAACCCTGATGATCTCCCTGGACGGCACACTGCGCTACCTGCCGTTTGCAGCACTGTTCGACGGAGAGCATTACCTGACGGAGAATTATAACCTCGCCCTCTTTACCCCGGCCGCCAAGACGCTCCCTGGTGAAACGGAGCCTCGGGATCTGCGTATTGCGGGGCTGGGGATGAGTCACGCGGCCGAGGGCTTCAGCCGCCTGCCGGCGGTCGAGGAAGAGCTCGACCTCATCGTCAGGGAAGACGACAACGACGACCCGAGGGGGGTTCTGCCGGGCAGGATCCTCCTCAACCGCAATTTTACCGCCGAAAGCCTGTCTGAGATACTGGGGCAGGGGTACCCGATCATCCATCTCGCCAGTCATTTCTCGTTCCGTCCCGGGATCGTGAAAGACTCGTTTGTCCTTCTCGGGGACGGCAACCGGCTCACCCTGGCGGACCTGGAAAGCCGGCGATACCCGTTCAAGTTTATCGAGCTTCTGACGCTTTCCGCCTGTGATACCGCCGTCGGCGGCGAAGATGCCCAGGGGAGGGAAATCGAGAGCTTTGCCACCCTTGCTCAGAAGCGTGGCGCCGGGGCTATTCTGGCCACACTCTGGCCCGTGGCCGATGCGAGTACGGGAGTTTTTATGTCGCTCTTTTATCAGATGAGAAATGAGCTTCGGCTGAGCAAGGCCGAAGCGCTCCGGGAGGTTCAGTCCATATTCATCTCCGGCACCCACGACGCGGAGGGCATGGGGCCTGAGCATCGGGGCATCAGGGAAGCGGACGGCGACGGGGGCGGATTCACCCCGCCGCCCGGGGCACCATTTGCCCATCCCTTTTACTGGGCACCGTTTATCCTGATGGGCAATTTTCTGTGA
- a CDS encoding nitrogenase component 1, with amino-acid sequence MSLRKHKETPSYTATQNACKMCTPLGATLVFQGIEGCVPLLHGSQGCSTYMRRYLISHFKEPVDIASSNFTEETAVFGGGANLKLAIENVARQYAPSMIGIATTCLSETIGDDVQLILNSMDNTIQGAALVHVSTPSYTGTHVDGFHGAVAAVVDRFNPKGKRIVYRPKKMKKINLFPGMLSNEDLRHLKDIFEEFHTPVTILPDYSERLEGPSWQEYQAIQKGGTPISAIEKMNVAVNSMEFGAVLALTAEMGLETAGDILHKRFGIPCTRLPIPIGVKATDHFLDTLSRISGRPVPERYRKEKWRLVDAYVDGNKYVSKKRALIYGEEDFVVAMAGFLAEVGIIPVLCASGGKSKTFKQALEQTLPDTLIDQVIIQNDMDFTCMEETAAAMPDDQKPELIIGNSKGYAMARRLNIPLVRVGFPIHDRVGGARILHVGYKGALQLFDTIVNTILTAKQTESKIGYSYM; translated from the coding sequence ATGAGCCTGAGAAAACACAAAGAGACACCATCATACACCGCGACCCAGAATGCATGTAAAATGTGCACGCCGTTAGGGGCCACCCTGGTGTTCCAGGGCATTGAGGGCTGTGTGCCCCTGCTGCACGGCTCCCAGGGATGCTCCACTTATATGCGGCGTTACCTGATCTCCCATTTCAAGGAGCCCGTGGATATTGCCTCATCCAACTTCACCGAGGAAACGGCCGTATTCGGCGGCGGGGCCAACCTGAAACTGGCCATTGAAAATGTGGCCCGCCAGTATGCCCCGTCCATGATCGGTATCGCCACCACCTGCCTGTCCGAAACCATTGGGGATGATGTCCAGCTCATATTAAACAGCATGGACAATACCATCCAGGGCGCGGCCCTGGTCCATGTCTCCACACCCTCATATACCGGCACCCACGTGGACGGCTTCCATGGCGCCGTGGCGGCGGTGGTGGACCGGTTCAACCCGAAGGGGAAACGCATCGTTTACCGGCCCAAGAAGATGAAAAAAATCAACCTGTTTCCCGGCATGCTCTCCAACGAAGATCTGCGGCATTTAAAAGATATTTTTGAGGAGTTTCATACCCCGGTCACCATTCTGCCCGATTATTCCGAACGCCTGGAAGGCCCGTCATGGCAGGAATACCAGGCCATCCAGAAAGGCGGCACCCCCATTTCGGCCATTGAAAAGATGAATGTGGCGGTCAACAGTATGGAGTTCGGTGCCGTGCTGGCGCTGACGGCTGAAATGGGCCTGGAAACCGCGGGCGATATCTTACACAAACGCTTTGGGATCCCCTGCACACGGCTGCCCATCCCCATCGGGGTCAAGGCCACGGATCACTTTCTGGATACCCTGTCCCGGATTTCGGGCCGGCCTGTGCCGGAACGGTACCGAAAAGAGAAATGGCGGCTGGTGGATGCCTATGTGGACGGCAATAAATATGTATCGAAAAAACGGGCCCTGATCTACGGCGAAGAGGATTTTGTGGTCGCCATGGCCGGATTCCTGGCCGAGGTCGGTATCATTCCCGTGCTCTGCGCATCCGGCGGCAAAAGCAAAACATTTAAACAAGCCCTGGAACAGACCCTGCCCGACACCCTCATTGACCAGGTTATCATCCAGAATGACATGGACTTCACCTGCATGGAAGAGACTGCCGCAGCCATGCCCGACGATCAGAAACCTGAACTTATCATCGGCAATTCCAAGGGATACGCCATGGCAAGACGGCTGAACATCCCCTTGGTCCGGGTGGGATTTCCCATCCACGATCGGGTAGGGGGCGCGCGCATCCTGCACGTCGGCTACAAAGGCGCCCTGCAATTGTTTGACACTATCGTTAATACAATTCTTACGGCAAAACAGACCGAATCCAAAATCGGATATTCATATATGTGA
- a CDS encoding NifB/NifX family molybdenum-iron cluster-binding protein encodes MDRLTYHATAPIPLSTAPKYCHETPGDDDDTYAFNASAPRPYVALATREGALINQHLGEATELHVYDLTQDTPEFVETRTLPKPGGGDVRWQNLARTIKDCHTILVSGVGETPKKILETMGFTIHEVNGMIDLVLVALKKGESLNHLIVRAQTACGECRGTGTGCM; translated from the coding sequence ATGGACCGGCTGACATACCACGCCACCGCCCCGATCCCGTTATCCACTGCGCCCAAGTATTGCCATGAAACGCCTGGTGACGATGACGATACGTATGCGTTCAATGCGTCGGCCCCAAGACCCTATGTGGCCCTGGCTACCCGGGAAGGTGCGTTAATCAACCAGCACTTAGGTGAGGCCACGGAATTACACGTTTATGACTTAACCCAGGACACCCCGGAATTTGTGGAAACACGGACGTTGCCGAAACCCGGCGGCGGGGATGTCAGATGGCAGAATCTTGCCCGGACCATTAAAGATTGCCACACCATTCTGGTGTCCGGTGTCGGGGAGACGCCTAAAAAAATCCTGGAGACCATGGGATTTACCATCCATGAGGTCAACGGCATGATTGATCTTGTACTCGTGGCCTTGAAAAAAGGAGAATCGTTAAATCATCTGATTGTCCGGGCACAGACCGCCTGTGGGGAGTGCAGGGGGACCGGCACCGGCTGTATGTAA
- a CDS encoding radical SAM protein — protein sequence MNLDNHPCFNKKSCKDFGRVHLPVAPACNIQCNFCNRKFDCVNESRPGVTSSILSPDQAMAYLADVVAAKPNTAVVGIAGPGDPFANGDKTMETLTKVRAAYPEMLLCVATNGLNIHPYLDELKAVNTTHVSITINAVDPDIGAKIYSWVRDGKRSVGPVQGAKLLLERQLAAVEGLKARNIMVKVNSILLPGINEHHMTDVAKKMGEMGVDIFNCMPYFPTKGAHFENMAEPGKDVVKEIRKAAKVFVPQMTHCKRCRADAVACSTIH from the coding sequence ATGAACTTAGATAACCACCCCTGTTTTAATAAAAAGTCCTGCAAGGATTTCGGTCGAGTCCACCTTCCGGTTGCGCCGGCCTGTAATATCCAGTGCAATTTTTGCAACCGAAAGTTTGATTGTGTCAATGAAAGCCGTCCCGGGGTCACCTCCTCCATTCTGAGCCCGGACCAGGCCATGGCCTACCTGGCCGATGTGGTGGCGGCCAAACCCAATACCGCTGTGGTGGGCATTGCAGGTCCGGGCGATCCCTTTGCCAATGGCGATAAAACCATGGAAACCCTGACCAAGGTGCGCGCCGCCTACCCGGAGATGCTCTTGTGCGTGGCCACCAACGGCTTGAACATTCATCCCTACCTGGATGAACTCAAAGCCGTCAATACCACCCATGTGAGCATCACCATCAACGCAGTGGACCCTGACATCGGCGCAAAAATATATTCCTGGGTCCGGGACGGCAAACGCTCCGTGGGCCCGGTCCAGGGTGCAAAATTACTTTTAGAACGCCAGCTTGCCGCCGTCGAAGGCCTGAAGGCTCGCAATATCATGGTCAAGGTCAATTCCATTCTGTTGCCCGGTATCAATGAGCACCATATGACGGACGTGGCCAAAAAAATGGGTGAGATGGGTGTGGATATCTTCAACTGCATGCCCTATTTCCCCACCAAGGGCGCACATTTTGAAAACATGGCAGAGCCGGGCAAAGATGTGGTCAAGGAAATCCGAAAGGCCGCCAAGGTGTTTGTCCCCCAGATGACCCATTGCAAACGCTGCCGGGCCGATGCCGTGGCCTGCTCGACGATCCATTGA
- a CDS encoding (2Fe-2S) ferredoxin domain-containing protein — MNKPEKHILVCSSFRPSGEPKGKCHRKGAGDFLAYIENEVIDRGLEEVLVSSTCCLKQCDDGPIMVIYPDNIWYGHVENEEAIDTILDAMEDGEIAEDYVL; from the coding sequence ATGAACAAACCTGAAAAACACATCCTCGTATGCTCAAGTTTCCGTCCAAGTGGAGAACCCAAGGGCAAATGCCACAGAAAAGGGGCTGGCGATTTTTTGGCCTATATTGAAAATGAAGTGATTGACAGAGGCCTTGAGGAGGTGCTGGTCTCCTCCACCTGCTGTCTGAAACAGTGTGACGACGGACCTATCATGGTGATTTACCCGGATAATATCTGGTATGGGCACGTAGAGAACGAAGAAGCCATTGACACCATTTTAGATGCCATGGAAGACGGCGAAATTGCAGAGGACTACGTACTGTAA
- a CDS encoding PASTA domain-containing protein, whose product MTDQGVMETRGRKATYHVEARGDRETVFTAIEGEASVWRHADPGDVVFVPSYHQVRLSRNWISPPRRVSRNEAESIIHWRKNFRQWREESLISVPDLRKRQIGEVRRMLDRLGLGLRVNPSNAGSGYRVYRQSPGAGTKVRTGTVVRVDVRSDRPTVTSPNITVPNLSSRSLADARKILDRLGLGLSVNPPNADSGYRVYRQSPRVGTKVRAGTMVRVDVRADRPTVTFPAVTVPAVIIPKVSVPNLRSRSLADARRILERLGLGLRYSPRSAAENYWVSGQDPPAGRKVDQGTVLNLTLQPPIY is encoded by the coding sequence ATGACGGATCAGGGGGTTATGGAGACCCGTGGGCGGAAGGCGACCTACCACGTTGAAGCCCGTGGCGACAGGGAAACCGTCTTTACCGCCATCGAGGGAGAGGCGTCGGTCTGGCGGCATGCCGACCCGGGGGACGTCGTGTTCGTGCCGAGCTATCACCAGGTGCGCCTGTCGCGTAACTGGATCAGCCCTCCCCGCAGGGTTTCGCGCAATGAAGCCGAGTCGATCATTCACTGGCGAAAAAATTTTAGACAATGGAGAGAAGAATCTCTGATTTCTGTTCCGGACCTGAGGAAACGGCAGATCGGTGAAGTGAGGCGAATGCTGGATCGCCTGGGGCTGGGGCTCCGCGTCAATCCTTCCAATGCCGGCAGCGGGTATCGGGTGTACCGGCAATCTCCCGGGGCCGGCACTAAAGTGAGGACGGGTACGGTGGTCCGTGTGGATGTCCGGTCGGACAGGCCGACCGTCACGTCCCCGAATATCACCGTCCCCAACCTGAGCAGCAGATCCCTGGCCGACGCCAGGAAAATCCTGGATCGTCTGGGGCTGGGGCTCAGCGTCAATCCGCCCAATGCCGACAGCGGATATCGGGTATACCGGCAATCTCCCAGGGTCGGCACTAAAGTGAGAGCGGGTACGATGGTCCGTGTGGATGTCAGGGCAGACAGGCCGACTGTCACGTTTCCGGCGGTCACGGTCCCGGCAGTCATCATTCCAAAGGTCTCCGTCCCCAACTTGAGAAGCAGATCCCTGGCCGACGCCAGGAGAATTTTGGAGCGGCTGGGGCTGGGGCTGCGCTACAGTCCCCGGAGTGCCGCTGAAAATTACTGGGTCTCAGGTCAAGACCCCCCCGCCGGCAGGAAAGTGGATCAGGGAACCGTGTTGAACCTGACGCTTCAGCCGCCCATATATTAA
- a CDS encoding IS607 family transposase, whose translation MKLSEWAKEKGISYRTAHRMFKAGTLPVEYEQLPTGTILVYPDKITDSQAQTVLYARVSSHDQKADLKRQMNRLKDFTAAKGLSVVKEVSEIGSGLNGKRSKLNKILSDSKVSVIVVEHRDRLARFGVEMLASALSASGRKTIVINEAEYKDDLIQDFVDLVTSMCARIYGRRSAGNRAKKALKAIEEP comes from the coding sequence ATGAAATTATCAGAATGGGCAAAAGAAAAAGGCATTTCTTATAGGACTGCTCACCGAATGTTTAAGGCCGGAACACTACCTGTGGAATATGAACAACTGCCAACAGGAACAATTCTTGTTTATCCTGATAAAATCACAGATTCTCAGGCACAAACGGTTTTATATGCCAGGGTTTCTTCTCATGATCAAAAAGCTGATCTTAAAAGACAGATGAATCGTTTAAAAGATTTTACGGCGGCAAAGGGATTGAGTGTTGTAAAAGAAGTGTCTGAAATTGGGTCAGGTTTGAATGGTAAAAGATCAAAGCTAAATAAAATCCTCTCTGATTCCAAAGTATCTGTTATAGTTGTAGAACATAGAGACAGGCTTGCAAGATTTGGTGTTGAAATGCTGGCTTCTGCATTATCAGCTTCAGGCAGGAAAACTATAGTGATTAATGAGGCAGAATATAAGGATGATTTAATTCAGGATTTTGTTGATCTTGTAACTTCAATGTGCGCCAGGATTTACGGCAGGAGATCAGCCGGGAATAGAGCGAAAAAGGCTCTTAAGGCGATAGAGGAACCATGA
- the nifE gene encoding nitrogenase iron-molybdenum cofactor biosynthesis protein NifE encodes MTSISVLKQREKQIYQKGSRPFKIECETKSLAGAVSQRACVFCGSRVVLYPIADALHLIHGPIGCASYTWDIRGAQSSGPELHRMSFSTDLSETDIIYGGEKKLKRALLELIDKYSPKAAFIYCTCIVGIIGDDVDAVCRQVEEETRIPVIAVHSEGFKGTKKDGYKAACDALFSLIERNNAPRVTIPDSINILGEFNIGGETWMIKKYYEAMGVKVVSVITGDGRVDEVMQARNAALNVVQCSGSVTHLAKQMQEEYGIPFIRVSYFGIEDTSDALYQVAVFFDKTPDILKKTQAMIKKEVQAIIPRLETMKKDLEGKKAAIYVGGAFKAFSLIKALKTLGMEVVLAGSQTGTQEDYEVLRQMCNEGTVILDDSNPLELAKYSVEKDADLFIGGVKERPIAYKMGIGFCDHNHERKIPLVGFEGMVNFAKEVHGTVTSPVWDLVPRRQKPAGKEGAI; translated from the coding sequence ATGACCTCCATATCGGTACTCAAACAGCGGGAAAAACAGATCTACCAGAAGGGCAGCCGGCCCTTTAAGATAGAATGTGAAACCAAGAGTCTGGCCGGCGCGGTCAGCCAGCGGGCCTGTGTATTCTGCGGCTCCAGGGTGGTGCTTTACCCCATCGCCGACGCCTTGCATTTGATTCACGGCCCCATCGGGTGCGCCTCCTATACCTGGGACATCAGAGGGGCCCAGTCTTCGGGCCCGGAGCTGCACCGGATGAGTTTTTCAACGGACCTGTCAGAGACCGATATTATCTATGGCGGAGAAAAAAAGCTGAAACGGGCATTGCTGGAACTGATTGACAAATATTCACCCAAAGCCGCCTTTATCTATTGTACCTGTATTGTGGGCATTATTGGTGATGACGTGGACGCGGTCTGCCGCCAGGTCGAAGAAGAGACCCGCATCCCTGTCATTGCGGTCCACTCCGAAGGATTTAAAGGCACCAAAAAGGACGGATACAAGGCGGCCTGCGACGCCTTGTTCAGTCTCATCGAACGAAACAACGCCCCCCGGGTGACCATCCCCGACTCCATCAATATCCTGGGCGAATTCAATATTGGCGGAGAGACCTGGATGATCAAAAAATATTATGAAGCCATGGGGGTAAAGGTGGTCTCCGTGATCACCGGCGACGGCCGGGTGGACGAAGTGATGCAGGCACGCAATGCCGCCCTGAACGTGGTCCAGTGTTCAGGGTCGGTTACCCACCTGGCCAAGCAGATGCAGGAAGAGTACGGCATTCCATTTATACGGGTCTCTTATTTCGGCATTGAAGATACCTCGGACGCTCTGTACCAGGTGGCGGTATTTTTTGATAAAACCCCCGACATTCTTAAAAAAACCCAGGCCATGATCAAAAAGGAAGTCCAGGCCATTATCCCCCGTCTGGAAACCATGAAAAAAGACCTTGAGGGCAAAAAAGCGGCCATATACGTGGGCGGCGCGTTCAAGGCCTTCTCCCTGATCAAGGCATTAAAAACCCTGGGCATGGAAGTGGTTCTGGCCGGCTCCCAGACCGGCACCCAGGAAGATTATGAGGTGCTCAGGCAGATGTGTAACGAGGGCACCGTCATTTTAGACGACTCAAACCCGCTGGAGCTGGCCAAGTATTCCGTTGAAAAGGATGCCGACCTGTTTATCGGCGGCGTCAAGGAACGCCCCATTGCCTATAAGATGGGCATTGGGTTCTGCGACCATAACCATGAACGCAAAATTCCCCTGGTGGGATTTGAAGGCATGGTCAATTTTGCCAAAGAAGTCCACGGAACCGTGACAAGCCCGGTATGGGATCTGGTTCCCCGACGGCAGAAACCGGCCGGAAAGGAAGGTGCGATATGA
- a CDS encoding TusE/DsrC/DsvC family sulfur relay protein, with amino-acid sequence MSSLGQEELKLDADGYLVDPSVWTEKIACAIAEKEGVSDECPLSRERMDILKFLRDYYDRFEAFPIIRAVCKNVGQEKSCQYHQFPDPITAWKIAGLPKPNPEVLSRIELYGKGHTT; translated from the coding sequence ATGAGTTCATTGGGCCAAGAAGAATTAAAATTGGATGCGGACGGATATCTGGTGGATCCTTCCGTCTGGACCGAAAAGATCGCCTGTGCCATTGCGGAGAAGGAAGGCGTATCCGATGAGTGTCCCCTGAGCCGGGAACGGATGGACATTCTTAAATTTCTCCGGGATTATTATGATCGGTTTGAGGCCTTCCCCATCATCAGGGCGGTCTGCAAAAATGTGGGGCAGGAAAAGTCCTGCCAATACCATCAGTTCCCCGATCCTATTACGGCGTGGAAAATTGCAGGCCTGCCCAAGCCCAATCCGGAGGTTCTGTCCAGGATCGAGCTTTATGGTAAAGGTCACACGACTTGA